In Numenius arquata chromosome 17, bNumArq3.hap1.1, whole genome shotgun sequence, a genomic segment contains:
- the MRPL12 gene encoding large ribosomal subunit protein bL12m encodes MLPAARALPPRLALLPWRWAPAGLPAVGLRALGTGRARRSEALAGAPLDTAAKEYSPKVRQLVRDIAGLTLLEVADLNALLKETLKIPDVGVMPAAAAASLLPSQAAPQEEEDVPLKKEKTHFTVRLTELKPADKVKLIKEVKNFVPGVNLVQAKKLVESLPQEIKANASKEEAEKIKAALEAAGGTVVLE; translated from the exons ATGCtgcccgccgcccgagcgctgccgCCGCGCCTGGCCCTCCTGCCCTGGCGCTGGGCACCGGCCGGGCTGCCCGCCGTCGGCCTGCGGGCGTTGGGCACCGGCCGCGCCCGGCGCTCGGAGGCGTTGGCCGGGGCGCCGCTGGACACGGCCGCCAAGGAGTACTCGCCCAAGGTGCGGCAGCTGGTGCGGGACATCGCGGGGCTGACGCTGCTGGAGGTGGCCGACCTCAACGCGCTCCTCAAG GAGACGCTGAAGATCCCGGACGTGGGGGTgatgccggcggcggcggctgcctccctcctgccctcccaggcGGCTCCACAG gaggaggaggatgtcccgctcaagaaagagaaaacacatttcaccGTCCGGCTGACGGAGCTGAAACCCGCTGACAAGGTGAAGCTGATCAAGGAGGTGAAGAACTTCGTGCCCGGCGTGAACCTGGTGCAG GCGAAGAAGCTGGTGGagtcccttccgcaggagatcaaGGCAAACGCCTCcaaggaggaagcagagaagatCAAAGCGgcactggaggcagcaggagggactGTGGTTCTGGAGTAG
- the SLC25A10 gene encoding mitochondrial dicarboxylate carrier, protein MAEGRVSRWYFGGLASCGAACCTHPLDLLKVHLQTQQEVKMRMMGMAMHVIRTDGFLALYNGLSASICRQMTYSLTRFAIYETTRDRLSQGNKGPPPFYQKVMMGALGGFTGGLVGTPADLVNVRMQNDMKQPPSQRRNYSHALDGMYRVFREEGLKKLFSGATMASSRGALVTVGQLACYDQAKQLVLTTGLLSDNVFTHFLASFIAGGCATFLCQPLDVLKTRLMNSQGEYRGVAHCAMETAKLGPLAFYKGFVPAAVRLIPHTILTFLFLEQLRKHFGIKVTT, encoded by the exons ATGGCGGAGGGGCGCGTGTCGCGCTGGTACTTCGGCGGCCTCGCTTCGTGCGGGGCCGCCTGCTGCACCCACCCGCTGGACCTGCTCAAG GTCCACCTGCAGACGCAGCAGGAGGTGAAGATGCGGATGATGGGGATGGCGATGCATGTGATCCGCACCGACGGCTTCCTGGCTCTCTACAACGGGCTCAGCGCCTCGATATGCCGGCAG ATGACATATTCCTTGACTCGCTTTGCCATCTACGAGACCACAAGGGACCGTTTGAGCCAGGGCAACAAGGGGCCTCCCCCCTTCTACCAGAAAGTGATGATGGGCGCACTGGGAG GTTTCACCGGCGGATTGGTGGGGACCCCAGCAGACCTGGTGAACGTCAG GATGCAGAACGACATGAAGCAGCCACCCTCTCAGCGGCGCAA CTATTCCCATGCCCTGGACGGCATGTACCGCGTCTTCCGGGAAG AGGGCTTGAAGAAACTCTTCTCGGGAGCTACGATGGCATCCAGCCGAGGGGCCCTAGTCACTGTTGGGCAG CTCGCCTGTTATGACCAGGCCAAGCAGCTAGTTCTCACGACTGGGTTGCTGTCAGACAACGTCTTCACTCACTTCCTGGCCAGCTTCATCGCT GGTGGATGCGCCACATTCCTGTGCCAGCCCCTGGACGTGCTCAAGACCCGCCTCATGAATTCCCAGGGCGAGTACCGG GGTGTTGCCCACTGTGCCATGGAAACCGCTAAGCTCGGCCCCCTCGCCTTCTACAAG GGCTTCGTTCCTGCTGCTGTCCGGCTCATTCCTCACACCATCCTTACCTTTCTCTTCCTGGAACAGCTACGCAAACATTTTGGGATCAAAGTCACCACCTGA